The following is a genomic window from Caproiciproducens sp. CPB-2.
GCGGACGATCTGATGGAGCGGTACCCGGGCAGAAAAATTATCTGCATCGATTCCAAAGCCGCCTCGGTGGGAGAGGGAATGCTTGTTTATTACGCTGCCCGGAAAAAGCGGGAGGGCCTTGGCTTGGAGGAACTGGCGCAATGGGCAGAAATAAACCGTGATCATATGTGTCACTGGTTTACGGTCGACGACCTGAACCATCTGAAACGCGGAGGAAGGGTTTCTGCGGTATCCGCCGTAGTAGGAACGGCGCTGGGAATCAAGCCCGTGCTTCATGTGGACAAGGAAGGGAAATTGCTTCCTGTTGCCAATGTGAGAGGGCGTAAGAAGTCTTTGGAAGCGTTGGTTGACCATATGATCAAAACCTGTGTCCATCCGGAGGACCAGACCGTTTTTATCGGCCATGGAGATGATATGGAAGCGGCTGAATTTCTGAAATCCCTTGTTCAGGAAAAATTCTCCGTAAAGGAGATCATCATCAGCGATATGGGTCCCGTGATTGGAACCCACACCGGTTGCGGTATTGCCGCTCTGTTCTTTATCGGAACGGAAAAATAAGTTTTCTTACTGCAAAAGGGGCTCCCGGCTGTTTTCAGCCGGGAGCCCCTTTATAGGCATGCGATCAATAATTGATTAATGGAAGATGGATAAAGTCAGGAACAGAGTGGACATCAGGGAAGCAACGAGGGAAACCACGGTAATCTGCGTGTTGATCGAGGGGCCCGCGGTGTCCTTGAAAGGATCGCCAACCGTATCGCCGACTACCGCCGCCTTATGTGCGTCAGAACCCTTGCCGCCGTTGTTGCCGGACTCTATGAATTTTTTGGAATTATCCCAAAGTCCGCCGGCGTTGCTCATGAACAGCGCCAGAAGCAGACCGCTGATAATATTGCCGCCGAGGTATCCGCCGATGGCCTGGACGCCGCCGATAAACCCGACCAGCACGGTGATGATGATCGTGACAAGTCCGGCCGGAATCAATTCCTTCAAAGCGCCGAAGGTGGCAATTTCGATACATTTGTCGTATTCAGGAACAACGCCTTCTTTGCCTTCCTTCAGGCCGAGGATTTCCCGGAACTGACGGTGGATTTCGGAAACCATTCTCTGGGCGTTGCGGTCCACGCCGAGCATCAGCATTGCGGAGAATACCGCAGGCACGGCGGCGCCGATGAGCAGTCCAAAGAAAACGATGGGGTTCATGATGTCGAAGCCGGTTATTCCCTCTATTCCAAGTACCGCCGCGGAATCATTTACCTGGCTGATAAATGCGCCGAGCAGGGAAATAACGGTTAAGCCTGCGGCACCGATTGCAAATCCCTTTGTGACCGCTTTAACGGTATTTCCTGCGCTGTCAAGCGAATCCGTAATTTCCAGAACGTCATCGCCAAGGTTACCCATTTCCGCAAGTCCGCGCGCGTTATCGACAATGGGCCCGTAAGCGTCGTTGGAGATAATCATGCCGACTATGGAAAGCATACCGACGGCCGCCATCGCAATGCCGTACATGGCATATCCGGGGCCGATCGGGTCACAGAGCTTGTAAGCAGCCAGAGCGGAAATTGCAATGCCGATCATGGCGGGCAGAGTGCTGAGGAATCCGTAAGAAATACCGGACAGGATGGTAAACGCCGGGCCGGTTTCGGATGCTTTGGCTACATTATGTACGGGTTTCTTTGTGTCGTCTGTAAAATAGTCGCTTGCGATCCCGATGACGACGCCGACCAGAAGGCCGACTGCGCTCGCACCCCAAATGCGCCATTGGAAGTTGAATATCCAAGTGGCAAGCGCCGTCAAAACACCAAACAGCGCTGTCGTTACATAGGTGCTGCTGTTCAGCGCCTTTGTCGGGTTGCCGTGTTTGCCCATTCTGGCGGTCGCAACGCCGATGATCGACGCCAGCAGACCGAGGGCCGCGTAGCAGAATACCGTGCTTGTGTTTATGGTTCCGCCGGCCGCTTTATCCAGAGAGGCCGCAAGGACAAGCGCAGCCGCCATGGAAGCAACGTTGGAATCAAACAGGTCGGCGCCCATACCGGCGACGTCGCCCACATTGTCGCCTACGTTGTCCGCAATAACTGCGGGGTTTCTGGGATCGTCTTCCGGAATGCCGAGCTCAACCTTGCCGACCAGGTCGGCGCTGATATCGGCCGTTTTTGTAAAAATACCGCCTCCGGCTTTCGCAAACAGGGCAAGAGAGCTTGCGCCGAAGCTGAAGCCAAGCAGGGCGGTCGTGTTGTTTGTAATCAGCATCACCAGCGTGACGCCGAGCAGGGTGCTTCCCACAACGGCCATGCCCATGACCGCGCCGCCGCGGAACCCTGACATGAAGGACGGCTTAATGCCGTTTTGCGCCGCTTCCGCTGTTTTCACATTTGCAATCGTGGCGATTCTGATACCGATGACGCCTGCGATTGCGGAAAAAACAGTGCCGAACACATACGCCAGAGCCATTATTAGATTGTCAAGAGGATTCCCCTTCCAAATTGGTGCTGGCAAAAATATAAGGATAAGGATTGCCGCAATGCCGGCGAATTTCGCAAGAACCGTATACTCTTTGGTTAGAAATGTATTTGCTCCATTTCTAATCAGGGTGCCGACTTCCGCAATACGTTTGTTGGAAGACGGGCGTTTCTTGACCCATTGATACAGCCAGCCTGCGAAGAGAAAGGAGAGAGCTGAGACCACGATGGAAATCAATAGGAAAAATGTGACGGTGAATTGCATTGTACCAACTCCTTGTTAATAAAATGTTCATTTATTTCGCATTATATCACGATGAATCACGTAAATACAGATTAAAATAGACGATTTTTTCGTCTTAATATTGTGCATTCTGATATTTTTCATAATAAAGCCTTTTAAAGTGACAAATTGGGTATCGTAATTTTTGTCGTTTTTTATTGCAATTTTATTACAGTTCAAGTATTATATTGTGGTATGTGTTAGGCGCGGGGCTTGCCCGACGTGCTGAATGAGCAAATATTCAGATATTAAGAGGATATGTAAAATGGCTTCATCTTCTTCCCAAAGGCGTTCCGTCGGGCTTATGGCCGTCTGTGCCTGTCTGTGGAGCATTGCCGGTATTTTTATCAAATTGGTTCCGTGGAACGCAATGGTGATCGCGGGATTTCGCAGCCTGATCGCGGCAGCCGTGGTATTGATATTTATGCGTATGACCGGGCGCCGGGTTAAGCTGAATTTGTCCTCCCTTCAGAGCGGCGTCTGTATTGCGGCAACGTTTTTTGCCTTCGTTTCCGCCAATAAGATGACCACGGCCGCCAACGCCATTGTGCTGCAATTTACCTCGCCCGTCTTCATTTTGATTATTTCCGCGCTGGTTTTCCATCAGCATTTCCACAGGGCGGATCTTATTACCGTAGTGATAACGCTGTTCGGGATTTCTCTGTTTTTCTTTGATAAGCTTGGCGCGGGTAAGCTGATTGGCAATTGCCTTGCAATTCTCGCCGGACTGTTTATGGCGGGAATGTATGTGATTACCGGGCGTACGGATGATGATTCGCGTATGAGCGGTATCCTTTTCGGCCATCTGCTTACTGCGGTGATCGGAGTTCCGATGATTTTTATCTTTCCGGCTCCTGTCTCATCGACTGCGGTAATCAGCGTTCTGGCGCTGGGAGTCATACAGCTTGGCATCCCTTATATCCTGTATGGGCTTGCGGTAAAGGACTGTCCGCCGCTTGCATGCTCGCTGGTCGGCGCGATTGAACCGCTGCTGAATCCCTTTTGGGTCTTTATTTTTAACGGAGAGCAGCCCGGAAAATTCGCCCTTCTGGGCGGAGCCATTGTGATTGCCGCCGTAACCGGATGGTGTGTCTGGAGAGACCGTTTTGTTTCAGTCAATTCTCAGAATTCTCTGGACGATTAGGATTTGTTTTGAACTTTGAAATTCATTTTGTCAGGGCCTCAGCATAAGCTGTTGGCCCTTTTTCGATTCTGTGCTATAATAACCGCAAAGGGTCATGATACGCCGGTTTTATGTCCTGCCGGTCCGCCGGCTGCGCGGAAACCGGCGGGGATGGATGACTGTGAAGTTTTTAGGAAAGCTGGAAATGGAATGAATCAGGGAACGGAAAAATTATATTATAAAAATATGTATTTCAGAACCTTCCGTGCAAAGGTTCTCCGCTGTGAAAAGCAGGGAGAGCATTACGGCGTTGTGCTGGACAGAACGCTGTTTTATCCGGAGGGCGGGGGACAGCCCGCGGATATCGGGGTACTGGACACGGTCAATGTTCTGGATGTGCACGAGCAGGATGGCTGGATCGTTCATACGACGGACAGGCCGCTTCCCATGGGCTCTGCAGTAACAGGCGGAATCAACTGGCCGCACCGTTTTACGCTGATGCAGCAGCATTCGGGGGAACACATCGTTTCGGGAATTGTAAACCGCCTTTTCGGTCTCGACAACGTCGGTTTTCACATGGGGTCCAAAGTGGTAACCGTCGATTTTAACGGAGAGCTCAGCCAGGATGATCTTTCGCTGGTTGAAGCCCTGGCGAACGAAGCGATTTACCGGAACATTTCCATTGAAACATCTTATCCCGACGCGCAGGCGCTTTCGGCGCTTTCCTACCGGAGCAAAAAAGAACTGACCGGGGAAGTGCGCATCGTTACAATCCCCGGATACGACGTCTGTGCCTGCTGCGGTACACATGTCTCAAAGACCGGGGAGATCGGGATCATTAAGCTGATATCCGCCCAGCGTTATAAAGGAGGCACGCGTATCGGCCTCTTATGCGGTAAAAAAGCGGTGGATGATTACAATGAAAAAACAGACAGCGTCGGTGCCGTTTCGGTGCTTCTGTCCGCGAAGCCGGATAAAATAAAAGAAGCGGTGGAGCATCTGCTGGAAGAAACCAACGCTTTGAAGCAGCAGTTGACTTCCCTGAAAAATCAGATTTTTGCTTCCAGATGCGATCAGGTGTCGGAAGGGACGGAAAATATCTGTTTGTTTGAGCCGGATCTTGCACCCGCGGATCTTCGTACCTTTTGCCTGCTGCTGTGCGGCCGCTGTTCCGGCGTTGCCGCCGTCCTTTCGGGGGATGACGCTGCCGGATATCAGTATGCAGTGGGCAGCGAAAAGAAAGATGTCCGTGCGTTTGGAAAGGAACTGAATCAGGCTTTCAACGGAAGGGGCGGAGGCTCCAAAGAGCTTGTACAGGGCACCGTTCGGGGATTACAGCAGGAAATCAAATGTTTTATAGAAAACCATCATTGATGGCGGAGGAGTAAAAATGTACAGTTTTCATAATGACTACAGTGAAGGAGCCCACCCGAGAATTTTGGAGGCGCTCGCGAAAGCAAGCCGGGAGCAGAACGCCGTATACGGAAATGACCGCCACAGCCTGCACGCGGCTGAACTGATCCGGCAGCGCATTGGACGCGGCGATGTTGCGGTGCATTTTCTGGAAGGCGGGACCCAGACGAATCTGACGGCGATTTCAGCGTTTTTACGTCCTTATCAGGCCGCCGTGGCCGCCGAAACAGGGCATATCAATGTGCATGAAACCGGGGCCATAGAGGCTACGGGACATAAAGTATTGACGGTACATACAGAGGATGGAACGCTCACTCCTGAAATGGTTCAGGAGGTACTGGACGGACATACGGATGAGCATATGGTCCGCCCGAAGCTAATCTATATATCCGATTCAACCGAAATCGGAACGATTTACACCAAGGCTTCCCTTTCCGCGTTAAGCGAATTCTGCAGGGCCAATCAGCTTTATTTGTATCTGGACGGCGCACGGCTGGCCTCGGCGCTCACCTGCAGCGAAAATGACCTGACCCTGCGGGATCTGGCCGACCTTACGGACGCGTTTTATATCGGGGGCACCAAAAACGGCGTTTTACTGGGAGAAGCGCTTGTGATCTGCAACCCGGATCTGAAAGAAGATTTCCGCTATATGCAGA
Proteins encoded in this region:
- a CDS encoding DegV family protein codes for the protein MNQYVIVSDATCDLPAALTEQLEIVVIPMEFTMSGKVYRHFPDAREMSFHTFYERTKNGEMSVTSQINSITYEKYFCPILEQGKDILYIAFSSNLSGTYQASRISADDLMERYPGRKIICIDSKAASVGEGMLVYYAARKKREGLGLEELAQWAEINRDHMCHWFTVDDLNHLKRGGRVSAVSAVVGTALGIKPVLHVDKEGKLLPVANVRGRKKSLEALVDHMIKTCVHPEDQTVFIGHGDDMEAAEFLKSLVQEKFSVKEIIISDMGPVIGTHTGCGIAALFFIGTEK
- a CDS encoding sodium-translocating pyrophosphatase, with amino-acid sequence MQFTVTFFLLISIVVSALSFLFAGWLYQWVKKRPSSNKRIAEVGTLIRNGANTFLTKEYTVLAKFAGIAAILILIFLPAPIWKGNPLDNLIMALAYVFGTVFSAIAGVIGIRIATIANVKTAEAAQNGIKPSFMSGFRGGAVMGMAVVGSTLLGVTLVMLITNNTTALLGFSFGASSLALFAKAGGGIFTKTADISADLVGKVELGIPEDDPRNPAVIADNVGDNVGDVAGMGADLFDSNVASMAAALVLAASLDKAAGGTINTSTVFCYAALGLLASIIGVATARMGKHGNPTKALNSSTYVTTALFGVLTALATWIFNFQWRIWGASAVGLLVGVVIGIASDYFTDDTKKPVHNVAKASETGPAFTILSGISYGFLSTLPAMIGIAISALAAYKLCDPIGPGYAMYGIAMAAVGMLSIVGMIISNDAYGPIVDNARGLAEMGNLGDDVLEITDSLDSAGNTVKAVTKGFAIGAAGLTVISLLGAFISQVNDSAAVLGIEGITGFDIMNPIVFFGLLIGAAVPAVFSAMLMLGVDRNAQRMVSEIHRQFREILGLKEGKEGVVPEYDKCIEIATFGALKELIPAGLVTIIITVLVGFIGGVQAIGGYLGGNIISGLLLALFMSNAGGLWDNSKKFIESGNNGGKGSDAHKAAVVGDTVGDPFKDTAGPSINTQITVVSLVASLMSTLFLTLSIFH
- a CDS encoding DMT family transporter; amino-acid sequence: MASSSSQRRSVGLMAVCACLWSIAGIFIKLVPWNAMVIAGFRSLIAAAVVLIFMRMTGRRVKLNLSSLQSGVCIAATFFAFVSANKMTTAANAIVLQFTSPVFILIISALVFHQHFHRADLITVVITLFGISLFFFDKLGAGKLIGNCLAILAGLFMAGMYVITGRTDDDSRMSGILFGHLLTAVIGVPMIFIFPAPVSSTAVISVLALGVIQLGIPYILYGLAVKDCPPLACSLVGAIEPLLNPFWVFIFNGEQPGKFALLGGAIVIAAVTGWCVWRDRFVSVNSQNSLDD
- a CDS encoding alanyl-tRNA editing protein, with product MNQGTEKLYYKNMYFRTFRAKVLRCEKQGEHYGVVLDRTLFYPEGGGQPADIGVLDTVNVLDVHEQDGWIVHTTDRPLPMGSAVTGGINWPHRFTLMQQHSGEHIVSGIVNRLFGLDNVGFHMGSKVVTVDFNGELSQDDLSLVEALANEAIYRNISIETSYPDAQALSALSYRSKKELTGEVRIVTIPGYDVCACCGTHVSKTGEIGIIKLISAQRYKGGTRIGLLCGKKAVDDYNEKTDSVGAVSVLLSAKPDKIKEAVEHLLEETNALKQQLTSLKNQIFASRCDQVSEGTENICLFEPDLAPADLRTFCLLLCGRCSGVAAVLSGDDAAGYQYAVGSEKKDVRAFGKELNQAFNGRGGGSKELVQGTVRGLQQEIKCFIENHH
- a CDS encoding threonine aldolase family protein, translating into MYSFHNDYSEGAHPRILEALAKASREQNAVYGNDRHSLHAAELIRQRIGRGDVAVHFLEGGTQTNLTAISAFLRPYQAAVAAETGHINVHETGAIEATGHKVLTVHTEDGTLTPEMVQEVLDGHTDEHMVRPKLIYISDSTEIGTIYTKASLSALSEFCRANQLYLYLDGARLASALTCSENDLTLRDLADLTDAFYIGGTKNGVLLGEALVICNPDLKEDFRYMQKQRGAIAAKGMVLGVQFEELFRDNLYFDLAKHANEMAAFLREEIARAGFPFLSPSPTNQIFPILPDSLIEKLREKYGFEFWAKIDASVSAIRLVTSWATPKSEVEAFTKDFLGFAR